The Hemicordylus capensis ecotype Gifberg chromosome 6, rHemCap1.1.pri, whole genome shotgun sequence genome window below encodes:
- the LOC128328760 gene encoding uncharacterized protein LOC128328760 translates to MDATTQKEAAILCVVQSGTLMMEYLRASGEASSASASRRRWAFLHSLEQRGYEDEEEEDSEEEEEEEEEALLPRQASSAGIRRGGRLRSVERRFWARPRSTEWWDRTVLETWDDSQWLQNFRMRKATFLELCARLAPALQRQKTRMRIPLSVEKRVAIALWKLATSVCYRDVGNQFGVGRSTAGSVVLEVCRAIQRVLMRTTVTVGSRLAEILDGFKEMGFPNCAGVVGTTHMPILCPPHQAAEYVNTKGYYSMALQALVDHQGKFTHLSAGWPGKTHEAKIFNKSTLFTKGQEGTLFTPGSADINGVSVPRVILGGLAYPLLPWLMVPYTEDLDGAKELFNATLSRCQEPLEEAFSRLKGRWRCLTGRNDCAVENLPRLISACCVLHNICEEKGEAYEEMWEAEAKQLAATFEQPLQRPDTRIKPAARSERVRDALCAYVASLV, encoded by the coding sequence GCTACAACACAGAAAGAAGCTGCCATCTTGTGTGTGGTGCAGTCGGGGACGCTGATGATGGAATACCTGAGAGCCAGCGGCGAGGCATCGAGTGCCTCTGCTTCCAGACGCCGATGGGCATTTCTGCACTCGCTGGAGCAGAGGGGGTATGAAGACGAAGAGGAGGAagactcagaggaggaggaggaagaggaggaggaggccttaCTCCCTCGGCAAGCTTCCAGTGCTGGAATTCGGCGTGGCGGCCGTCTCCGGTCAGTGGAGAGGCGCTTCTGGGCACGGCCCCGGAGCACCGAATGGTGGGACCGCACTGTTCTGGAGACCTGGGATGACAGCCAGTGGCTGCAGAATTTCCGGATGCGCAAGGCCACTTTCTTGGAGCTGTGTGCCCGGCTTGCTCCAGCTCTTCAGCGCCAGAAAACGCGGATGAGGATCCCCCTGAGTGTGGAGAAGCGGGTGGCCATTGCCCTCTGGAAGCTGGCCACTTCGGTGTGCTACCGCGACGTCGGTAACCAGTTCGGCGTCGGCAGGTCCACCGCCGGGTCCGTGGTATTGGAAGTCTGCCGGGCCATCCAGCGCGTGCTGATGCGCACGACGGTTACCGTGGGCAGCCGCCTGGCGGAGATCCTCGACGGGTTCAAGGAGATGGGCTTCCCCAATTGTGCCGGGGTGGTGGGCACCACACACATGCCCATCTTGTGCCCTCCTCACCAGGCCGCCGAGTACGTCAATACCAAAGGCTACTACTCCATGGCCTTGCAGGCATTGGTGGATCACCAAGGGAAGTTCACCCACCTCAGTGCTGGCTGGCCGGGGAAGACACACGAGGCCAAAATTTTCAACAAGTCTACCTTGTTCACCAAAGGCCAGGAGGGGACTCTCTTCACCCCAGGCAGCGCAGATATCAACGGGGTATCTGTTCCCAGGGTCATCCTCGGCGGTCTGGCCTACCCTCTCCTGCCCTGGCTGATGGTCCCTTACACAGAAGACCTGGATGGCGCCAAGGAGTTGTTCAATGCCACCCTGAGCAGGTGCCAGGAGCCCCTGGAGGAGGCCTTCAGCCGGCTGAAGGGCCGGTGGCGCTGCCTGACCGGCCGCAACGACTGCGCTGTGGAGAACCTGCCCCGTCTCATCTCGGCCTGCTGCGTCTTACACAACATCTGCGAGGAGAAAGGAGAGGCCTACGAAGAGATGTGGGAGGCCGAAGCCAAGCAGCTGGC